From the Bacteroidota bacterium genome, one window contains:
- a CDS encoding histidine kinase has translation MLDGIRKNIFSLSKSHLAIPYVMMWIAVSAIHFFIMFRVYKLTAPQALGDSLVYNGLFAIMGTGLWFMTRYSDIRKKTLGEILIFHITGVTVTLLIWLGAAYLLLNLLFESQPAYRQFLKDSLVIRIISGVLYYGLLVSIAYLIISFRELKEKMEHEAQLKSSLRDAELNLLRSQIRPHFLFNSLNSISALTISNPDKAQDMIIKLSEYMRYSLNQSEEILSDLKKELYHTGLYLDIEKVRFGDRLIITEEINEECHICTLPAMILQPLIENAIKHGVYGSTGQVKIHIKAYLQGGFLRISISNNFDPVGIIRKGTGTGLKNVENRLLTFYDRHDLLKVSKQEQYFEVFLNIPQNG, from the coding sequence ATGCTTGACGGTATCCGGAAAAATATCTTCAGCCTCTCAAAATCCCACTTGGCCATACCTTATGTCATGATGTGGATAGCTGTTTCAGCTATCCACTTTTTCATTATGTTCCGGGTCTATAAGCTCACTGCCCCACAAGCTCTTGGCGACAGCTTGGTATACAACGGCCTGTTTGCAATAATGGGTACCGGGTTGTGGTTCATGACCCGATATTCCGACATCAGGAAAAAAACGCTTGGCGAAATACTGATATTTCATATCACAGGTGTCACCGTCACATTATTAATATGGCTCGGTGCCGCCTATCTCCTGTTGAACCTGCTCTTTGAAAGCCAGCCTGCATACCGCCAGTTTCTGAAAGATTCGCTTGTCATCAGAATCATCAGTGGTGTGCTCTATTACGGACTGCTGGTTTCGATCGCCTACCTGATCATCAGCTTCCGCGAACTGAAAGAGAAAATGGAACATGAAGCCCAGCTTAAATCATCATTGCGCGACGCCGAGCTGAACTTGCTCAGGTCGCAGATACGTCCGCACTTTCTCTTCAACAGCCTGAACTCCATCAGTGCACTCACCATTTCCAACCCGGATAAAGCCCAGGACATGATCATCAAACTGTCGGAATATATGCGGTATTCCCTCAACCAGTCGGAAGAAATCCTCAGCGACCTGAAAAAAGAGCTGTACCATACCGGTTTATATCTCGATATTGAAAAGGTCAGATTCGGTGACAGGCTTATTATAACTGAAGAGATCAACGAGGAATGCCATATCTGCACATTGCCGGCCATGATCCTGCAACCTCTCATCGAAAATGCCATTAAACATGGTGTATATGGCTCAACTGGGCAGGTGAAAATACATATTAAAGCTTATCTGCAGGGTGGCTTCCTGAGGATCAGCATATCCAATAACTTTGATCCGGTTGGCATCATTCGTAAAGGGACAGGCACCGGACTGAAAAACGTTGAAAACCGGCTGCTCACTTTTTATGACAGGCATGACCTGCTTAAGGTCAGCAAACAGGAGCAATATTTTGAAGTGTTTTTAAATATTCCGCAAAATGGATAG